From a region of the Methylocystis hirsuta genome:
- a CDS encoding pyridoxal phosphate-dependent aminotransferase, with the protein MNAPLPPSRRSQIAPFMAMDVLRDAKALERAGRSIIHLELGEPGVAAPRRVREAAAESLRDGSIGYGEALGDAPLRARIARHYGERYGVDVTPDRVIVTTGSSGGFLLAFLAAFDPGARIAVTAPGYPAYANILSALGLEPVLLDVGEETRFAPTAAMLEAAHRARKLHGALFMSPANPTGAMIARDELARICAFCDEAEIILVSDEIYHGLEYEMRAETALRFSQRALVINSFSKYYAMTGWRLGWLVAPAELMRPLERLQQSLAICAPTLSQRAALAAFDAGDELEANRAAYARNRALLLDRLPKLGLDNFAPPDGAFYIYADISRFTDDSIGFCRRMLHEAGVATTPGLDFDPRRGAKTLRLSYAGPEADVREGVARLEAWLRR; encoded by the coding sequence ATGAACGCACCCCTACCCCCATCCCGTCGCTCCCAAATCGCGCCTTTCATGGCGATGGACGTGCTGCGTGACGCGAAAGCCTTGGAGCGCGCCGGCCGCAGCATCATCCATTTGGAGCTTGGCGAACCCGGCGTCGCCGCGCCGCGCCGCGTGCGCGAGGCCGCCGCCGAGTCGTTGCGCGACGGCTCGATCGGCTATGGCGAAGCGCTCGGCGACGCTCCGCTGCGCGCCCGCATCGCGCGCCACTATGGCGAGCGCTATGGCGTCGACGTCACGCCCGACCGCGTCATCGTCACGACAGGCTCATCCGGCGGCTTTCTGCTCGCCTTTCTCGCGGCATTCGACCCGGGAGCGCGCATCGCTGTCACCGCGCCGGGCTATCCTGCCTATGCGAACATCCTTTCCGCGCTCGGCCTGGAGCCGGTCCTGCTCGACGTCGGCGAAGAGACGCGCTTTGCGCCCACCGCGGCGATGCTGGAAGCGGCCCATCGAGCCCGCAAGCTTCACGGCGCGCTCTTCATGAGCCCTGCCAATCCGACCGGCGCGATGATTGCGCGCGATGAATTGGCGCGGATCTGCGCCTTCTGCGACGAAGCCGAAATTATTCTCGTCTCCGACGAGATCTATCACGGACTCGAATATGAGATGCGGGCGGAGACCGCGCTGCGCTTCTCGCAACGCGCCCTCGTCATCAATTCCTTTTCGAAATATTATGCGATGACCGGGTGGCGGCTCGGCTGGCTCGTCGCTCCGGCCGAATTGATGCGTCCGCTCGAGCGCTTGCAGCAGTCGCTCGCGATCTGCGCCCCGACCTTATCGCAGCGGGCGGCCCTCGCCGCTTTCGACGCGGGCGACGAACTGGAGGCGAACCGCGCCGCCTATGCGCGAAACCGGGCGCTTCTGCTCGACCGTCTTCCCAAATTGGGATTGGACAATTTCGCGCCGCCCGACGGCGCTTTTTACATCTACGCCGACATCTCGCGTTTCACCGACGATTCGATCGGGTTCTGTCGGCGGATGTTGCACGAAGCCGGCGTCGCGACGACGCCCGGCCTCGATTTTGATCCGCGCCGCGGCGCAAAAACGCTGCGGCTCTCTTACGCCGGGCCGGAGGCGGACGTGCGCGAGGGCGTCGCCCGCCTAGAAGCCTGGCTGCGACGATAG
- a CDS encoding MmcQ/YjbR family DNA-binding protein: MASSQDFRRIALSLEGTREAPHFDRSAFRAARIYATLAADGLTANVKFAPEEQAFKSMMAPQAFAAVPNAWGRQGWTTILLEAIDLSELRDALETAWRHAATKKPAKKKTKKKKCTN; the protein is encoded by the coding sequence ATGGCCAGCAGCCAGGATTTCCGGCGCATCGCACTGTCTCTCGAGGGAACGCGCGAAGCGCCGCATTTCGACAGATCGGCATTTAGAGCCGCACGCATCTACGCCACTCTGGCGGCCGACGGGCTAACGGCGAACGTGAAATTCGCGCCCGAAGAGCAGGCGTTCAAATCCATGATGGCGCCGCAGGCGTTTGCGGCTGTCCCCAACGCCTGGGGACGGCAAGGATGGACGACGATTCTGCTCGAGGCGATCGACCTCTCGGAGCTGCGCGACGCGCTGGAAACGGCTTGGCGTCACGCCGCAACGAAAAAGCCGGCAAAGAAGAAGACAAAGAAGAAGAAATGTACGAATTAA
- a CDS encoding MgtC/SapB family protein — protein sequence MYELSAIELIQRLSIALAIGLLIGLERGWTSRDESEGERAAGLRTHGLAGLLGGVWGAIVQPFGASGVVALAIAFAFVGALVGVYRYRENVRDETFGATTVVAASLAFSLGAFAVIGDIQAAAAAAVATTAILALKAFLHGLIKRITWDELRSGLALLAMSFILLPVLPNRAIDPWQAVNPFELWLMTVLIGVISFAGYIAVKAVGYRRGVAVAGMAGGLASSTAATAAMSRLAREHPAQIGASAAGAIFANAMMAPRIIAVIAVVNPTLAWRVAPPVVAAGALFALAGVFLLRRSERPAESRGFSVGNPLDLMAVLKFGALLASVMILSRLATHFAGSAGAYALAAISGIVDVDAIGLTMARLGATEIGIGAAAGAVLLALLSNTASKVVMGWVIGGAAMGLRLAAASALAVAGALMALWLAEFAGL from the coding sequence ATGTACGAATTAAGCGCCATCGAGCTGATTCAGAGATTGTCGATCGCGCTGGCGATCGGGCTGCTCATTGGCTTGGAACGAGGCTGGACGTCACGCGACGAGTCGGAAGGCGAGCGCGCCGCCGGCCTGCGCACGCATGGGCTTGCCGGACTGCTCGGCGGCGTGTGGGGCGCAATCGTTCAGCCTTTTGGCGCTTCCGGCGTGGTCGCTTTGGCGATCGCTTTCGCCTTCGTCGGCGCTTTGGTCGGGGTCTATCGCTACCGCGAAAACGTCCGTGACGAGACCTTTGGCGCGACGACCGTCGTCGCGGCGTCGCTTGCCTTTTCGCTCGGCGCCTTCGCAGTGATCGGCGACATACAGGCGGCGGCCGCGGCTGCGGTCGCCACGACCGCAATCCTGGCGCTCAAGGCGTTTCTGCACGGTCTCATCAAGCGCATCACCTGGGACGAGCTGCGCTCCGGGCTGGCGCTGCTCGCGATGAGTTTCATCTTGCTGCCGGTTCTGCCCAATCGCGCCATCGATCCGTGGCAAGCGGTGAACCCTTTCGAATTGTGGCTGATGACCGTTCTGATCGGCGTGATTTCCTTCGCGGGCTACATCGCCGTCAAGGCTGTCGGCTACCGGCGCGGCGTCGCCGTCGCCGGCATGGCGGGAGGGCTGGCGTCATCGACGGCCGCGACGGCGGCGATGTCTCGGCTGGCGCGGGAGCATCCCGCGCAGATTGGCGCTTCGGCGGCGGGCGCCATCTTCGCGAATGCGATGATGGCGCCGCGAATCATCGCCGTCATCGCGGTTGTCAATCCGACGCTCGCGTGGCGCGTGGCGCCGCCGGTCGTTGCGGCCGGCGCGCTCTTCGCGCTCGCCGGAGTCTTTTTGCTGCGACGAAGCGAGCGGCCCGCAGAATCGCGCGGCTTTTCTGTCGGCAATCCGCTGGACCTGATGGCGGTGCTCAAATTCGGCGCGCTCCTCGCAAGCGTGATGATCCTCTCGCGGCTCGCGACTCATTTCGCCGGAAGCGCCGGCGCTTATGCGCTCGCGGCCATTTCCGGCATCGTCGACGTTGACGCGATCGGACTGACCATGGCGCGGCTCGGCGCAACCGAAATCGGCATAGGGGCGGCGGCGGGGGCGGTGCTGCTGGCGCTGCTGTCGAACACGGCGTCGAAAGTGGTGATGGGCTGGGTTATCGGCGGCGCCGCGATGGGCCTAAGACTCGCCGCGGCTTCCGCTCTCGCCGTCGCCGGCGCGCTCATGGCGTTGTGGCTGGCGGAATTCGCTGGCCTATAG
- the modC gene encoding molybdenum ABC transporter ATP-binding protein, with protein sequence MANGAIAARFRLAYPGFALDIDLELPGRGVTALFGPSGSGKTTALRCIAGLARAPDGLLKIGGDVWQDEARGVFVPTHRRALGMVFQDASLFSHLTVKGNLDYGMTRARVTAAEAGRDALCEMLDIAALAERWPDTLSGGERQRVAIARALLTRPQLLLMDEPLASLDVARRLDVLPYLERLRDELDIPIIYVSHAPEEVTRIADEAVVLDRGRVVARGAPLDVLPSASRLVEGGRFGVVNALKARVVAVDEAYGVTRLAHPAGEILIAARLTTQREARVVMRATDVALATAEPRDTSVRTILRGRIEKIDATESALAFVTLTLIGGDRLVSAITRLALDELRLTVGADVFALVKSVALDERGL encoded by the coding sequence ATGGCTAACGGCGCCATCGCCGCGCGTTTTCGCCTCGCCTATCCCGGCTTCGCGCTCGACATTGACCTGGAGCTGCCGGGACGCGGCGTGACGGCGCTTTTTGGCCCTTCCGGCTCGGGCAAGACCACCGCCCTTCGCTGCATCGCGGGGCTGGCGCGCGCGCCCGACGGGCTTCTCAAGATCGGCGGCGACGTCTGGCAAGACGAGGCGCGTGGCGTCTTCGTGCCGACGCATCGCCGCGCGCTCGGCATGGTGTTCCAGGACGCGAGCCTGTTTTCCCATCTCACCGTAAAGGGAAATCTCGACTATGGAATGACCCGCGCGCGCGTCACGGCGGCCGAGGCGGGCCGCGACGCGCTCTGCGAAATGCTCGACATCGCCGCTCTCGCGGAGCGCTGGCCGGATACGCTTTCCGGCGGCGAGCGGCAGAGGGTGGCGATCGCCCGCGCCCTGCTGACGCGTCCGCAACTGCTGCTCATGGATGAGCCGCTGGCGTCGCTCGACGTGGCGCGCCGTCTCGACGTGCTGCCCTATCTCGAACGGCTGCGCGACGAACTCGATATCCCGATCATCTACGTCAGCCATGCGCCGGAAGAAGTCACGCGCATCGCAGACGAGGCCGTCGTGCTCGATCGCGGTCGCGTCGTCGCGCGCGGCGCGCCGCTCGACGTGCTGCCGAGCGCGAGTCGTCTTGTCGAAGGCGGCCGATTCGGCGTGGTCAACGCGCTCAAAGCGCGCGTCGTCGCCGTCGACGAAGCATACGGCGTCACGCGGCTTGCCCATCCGGCGGGCGAGATCTTGATCGCTGCGCGTCTGACGACGCAGCGCGAGGCGCGCGTCGTCATGCGCGCGACCGACGTCGCGCTTGCGACCGCCGAACCCCGCGACACCAGCGTGCGCACGATTTTGCGCGGACGCATCGAGAAGATCGATGCGACCGAGAGCGCCCTCGCCTTCGTCACGCTGACGCTCATTGGCGGCGACCGTCTTGTCTCGGCGATCACGCGCCTCGCGCTCGACGAGTTGCGGCTGACCGTCGGCGCAGACGTATTCGCCCTGGTGAAGTCTGTCGCTCTCGACGAACGCGGTCTATAG
- the modB gene encoding molybdate ABC transporter permease subunit — protein MPTSEDFAAIWLTLKLATIVTFLLLLIGAPLAWWLARTQSWLKGPLGAVVALPLVLPPTVLGFYLLLAMGPHGPLGRLMAFFGVAPLPFTFAGLVVASLFYSLPFVVQPIQNAFEAMGDRPLEAAATLRASPLDAFFTVALPLARPGLVTAAILGFAHTVGEFGVVLMIGGAIPDKTRVVSVLIYDQVESMNYERAHWLAGGMLLFSFCVLLALYGRRRNGRYG, from the coding sequence ATGCCGACATCCGAAGATTTTGCCGCGATCTGGCTGACGCTCAAGCTCGCGACGATCGTCACCTTTCTGCTGCTCCTGATCGGCGCGCCATTGGCGTGGTGGCTGGCGCGAACGCAGTCGTGGCTCAAGGGGCCATTAGGGGCCGTCGTGGCGCTGCCGCTGGTTCTGCCGCCGACGGTGCTGGGCTTCTACCTGCTGCTGGCCATGGGCCCCCATGGACCGCTGGGCCGGCTCATGGCGTTTTTCGGCGTCGCGCCCTTGCCGTTCACCTTCGCCGGCCTTGTCGTCGCGTCGCTCTTCTACTCGCTGCCGTTCGTCGTGCAGCCGATCCAGAACGCCTTCGAGGCGATGGGCGATCGTCCGCTGGAGGCCGCCGCCACACTGCGCGCCAGCCCGCTGGACGCTTTCTTCACGGTGGCGCTGCCGCTCGCCAGACCCGGTCTCGTCACGGCGGCCATTCTTGGCTTTGCGCATACGGTCGGTGAATTCGGCGTCGTTCTGATGATCGGCGGCGCGATTCCGGACAAGACGCGCGTGGTGTCGGTCCTGATTTACGACCAGGTCGAGTCGATGAACTACGAGCGCGCACATTGGCTCGCCGGGGGCATGCTGCTGTTCAGTTTCTGCGTTCTCCTCGCGCTCTATGGGCGCCGCCGGAACGGCCGCTATGGCTAA
- the modA gene encoding molybdate ABC transporter substrate-binding protein, which translates to MRRLHEFLAFCCLIVLTLAPLRAATASEITIAAASDLKFALQEIVSNFQAAHKGDKVDVIYGSSGKLQTQIREGAPFDIFFSADIAYARALRKDGFAATEPTPYAVGRIVLWSATRDAAKMRLEDLADPKIGKIAIANPAHAPYGRCAEQVLRAAGLWDKVKDKLVFGENISQATQYAETGAADVALTALSIALSKQVADRGGYSLIPETLHSRLEQAYVVTRQGADKALAKTFLDYLKTGQSQTIMIKFGFAPPGQAAR; encoded by the coding sequence ATGCGCCGACTGCATGAATTTCTCGCTTTCTGTTGCCTGATCGTTTTAACGCTCGCGCCGCTCCGCGCGGCGACAGCCAGCGAAATCACCATCGCGGCGGCGTCCGATCTCAAATTCGCGTTGCAGGAAATCGTCTCCAACTTTCAAGCCGCCCATAAGGGCGACAAGGTCGACGTTATTTACGGCTCTTCCGGCAAGCTGCAGACGCAGATCCGCGAGGGCGCGCCTTTCGACATTTTCTTTTCGGCCGACATCGCCTATGCGCGCGCGCTGCGCAAGGACGGCTTCGCGGCGACCGAGCCGACGCCCTACGCGGTCGGCAGGATCGTTTTGTGGAGCGCGACGCGCGACGCGGCAAAAATGCGCCTGGAGGATCTTGCCGATCCCAAGATCGGCAAGATCGCGATCGCCAATCCGGCGCATGCGCCTTACGGCAGATGCGCGGAACAAGTGCTGCGCGCCGCCGGCCTTTGGGACAAGGTGAAGGACAAGCTTGTGTTCGGCGAGAACATCTCTCAGGCGACGCAATACGCCGAGACCGGCGCCGCCGATGTCGCGCTGACCGCTCTTTCGATTGCGTTGAGCAAGCAGGTCGCGGACAGAGGCGGCTATTCTCTGATCCCTGAGACGCTGCATTCACGACTCGAACAGGCCTATGTCGTAACCCGCCAGGGCGCCGACAAAGCTCTGGCGAAGACCTTTCTCGACTATCTCAAAACCGGACAGTCGCAGACGATCATGATAAAGTTTGGCTTCGCGCCCCCCGGCCAGGCCGCGCGGTAG
- the trxA gene encoding thioredoxin, with protein MSTQKITDATFEQEVLKSAEPVVVDFWAEWCGPCRMIAPALEEIAAEMKGKIKVVKLNIDENPAVASKLGIRSIPTLILFKDGKAAAQKVGAAPKGELSRWITAAV; from the coding sequence ATGTCCACGCAAAAAATAACCGACGCCACTTTCGAACAGGAGGTGCTCAAATCCGCCGAGCCGGTTGTCGTCGATTTTTGGGCGGAATGGTGCGGTCCCTGCCGCATGATCGCTCCGGCGCTGGAGGAGATCGCGGCGGAGATGAAGGGCAAGATCAAAGTCGTCAAGCTCAACATCGACGAAAACCCCGCCGTGGCGAGCAAGCTCGGCATCCGATCGATTCCGACGCTCATTCTGTTCAAGGACGGCAAGGCCGCCGCGCAAAAGGTCGGCGCCGCGCCCAAGGGCGAATTGTCGCGGTGGATCACTGCGGCGGTTTGA
- a CDS encoding acyl-CoA carboxylase subunit beta, producing the protein MKHILDGLERRRASARLGGGQKRIEAQHARGKLTARERIELLLDHGSFEEFDMFVAHRCTDFGMDQGEKISGDGVVTGWGTVNGRAVFVFAKDFTVFGGSLSETHAQKITKLQDMALKNRAPIIGLFDAGGARIQEGVAALGGYGEVFQRNVMASGVIPQISVIMGPCAGGDVYSPAMTDFIFMVRDTSYMFVTGPDVVKTVTNETVTAEELGGASVHTTKSSIADRAYDNDVEALLQMRRLIDFLPSSNQEEPPEWAAFDEVDRLDESLDTIVPDNPNKPYDIKELIHKIVDEADFFEIQDAHARNIVIGFGRIEGRTVGFVANQPLVLAGVLDIDASKKAARFVRFCDCFNIPIVTFVDVPGFLPGTAQEYGGLIKHGAKLLFAYAEATVPKVTIITRKAFGGAYDVMASKHLRGDVNYAWPSAQIAVMGAKGAVEIIFRADLGDPEKIAQRTKEYEDRFLSPFVAAERGYIDEVITPRSTRKRIARALALLRHKELENPWKKHDNIPL; encoded by the coding sequence ATGAAACATATTCTCGACGGGCTTGAACGGCGGCGCGCGTCCGCCCGACTGGGCGGCGGCCAAAAGCGGATCGAAGCGCAGCACGCCCGCGGCAAGCTCACGGCGCGCGAGCGAATCGAACTGCTGCTCGATCACGGCTCGTTCGAAGAATTCGACATGTTCGTCGCCCACCGCTGCACCGATTTCGGCATGGATCAGGGCGAGAAAATCTCGGGCGACGGCGTCGTCACCGGTTGGGGAACGGTCAACGGCCGCGCCGTCTTCGTCTTCGCCAAGGACTTCACCGTCTTCGGCGGCTCGCTTTCCGAGACTCACGCGCAAAAGATCACCAAGCTGCAGGACATGGCGCTGAAAAATCGCGCGCCTATCATCGGCCTGTTCGACGCTGGCGGCGCGCGCATTCAGGAAGGCGTCGCGGCGCTCGGCGGCTATGGCGAAGTCTTCCAGCGCAATGTCATGGCCTCTGGCGTCATTCCGCAAATCTCGGTGATCATGGGCCCTTGCGCCGGCGGCGACGTCTACTCGCCGGCGATGACGGACTTCATCTTCATGGTGCGCGACACGAGCTATATGTTCGTGACCGGGCCCGATGTCGTGAAGACGGTGACAAACGAGACGGTCACGGCGGAAGAGCTCGGCGGCGCTTCGGTGCATACAACGAAAAGCTCGATCGCCGATCGCGCATACGACAACGACGTCGAAGCGCTCCTGCAGATGCGCAGGCTGATTGATTTCCTGCCCTCCTCCAACCAGGAAGAGCCGCCGGAATGGGCTGCTTTCGACGAGGTGGACCGGCTCGACGAATCGCTCGACACGATTGTTCCGGACAATCCGAACAAGCCGTACGACATCAAGGAGCTCATCCATAAGATCGTCGACGAGGCCGACTTCTTCGAGATACAAGATGCGCACGCTCGCAATATCGTGATCGGCTTTGGCCGCATCGAAGGGCGCACGGTCGGTTTCGTCGCCAATCAGCCTCTCGTGCTCGCCGGCGTGCTCGATATCGACGCCTCCAAGAAGGCCGCGCGTTTCGTGCGTTTTTGCGACTGCTTCAACATTCCGATCGTCACCTTTGTCGACGTGCCAGGTTTCCTGCCTGGGACGGCGCAAGAATACGGCGGCCTGATCAAGCATGGCGCGAAGCTGCTGTTCGCATACGCCGAAGCGACGGTGCCGAAAGTGACCATCATCACGCGAAAGGCGTTTGGCGGCGCCTATGACGTTATGGCGTCGAAACATCTTCGCGGCGACGTCAACTACGCCTGGCCGTCGGCGCAGATCGCCGTCATGGGCGCAAAGGGCGCAGTCGAAATCATCTTCCGCGCCGATCTCGGCGATCCGGAAAAGATCGCTCAGCGCACCAAGGAGTATGAAGATCGCTTCTTGTCGCCATTCGTCGCCGCAGAGCGCGGATATATCGACGAAGTGATTACGCCGCGTTCGACCCGCAAGCGAATCGCTCGCGCGCTGGCGCTGCTTCGCCACAAGGAATTGGAGAATCCTTGGAAGAAGCACGACAACATTCCCCTGTGA
- a CDS encoding HU family DNA-binding protein produces the protein MNKLELVEHVASETDSSKAAAAAAIDAVIDGITKALKKGDEVRLVGFGTFSVKKRAAGKGRNPATGEEIKIAASKSARFKPGATLKTALNKAK, from the coding sequence ATGAACAAACTGGAACTCGTCGAGCACGTCGCGAGCGAGACGGACAGCTCGAAAGCGGCGGCGGCCGCCGCCATCGACGCCGTCATCGACGGCATCACGAAGGCCCTCAAGAAGGGCGACGAAGTTCGCCTCGTCGGCTTCGGCACGTTTTCGGTCAAGAAGCGCGCCGCCGGCAAAGGACGCAACCCGGCGACCGGCGAAGAAATCAAGATTGCCGCCTCCAAGAGCGCCCGCTTCAAGCCCGGCGCGACGCTGAAGACCGCGCTCAACAAAGCCAAGTAA
- the lon gene encoding endopeptidase La has protein sequence MSNEKRDAVIPGTIESYPVLPLRDIVVFPHMIVPLFVAREKSIRALEEVTKSDRLILLATQKNAGDDDPSADAIYPIGTLASVLQLLKLPDGTVKVLVEGVARASVRNYTRADDYYEADAEVVADDLASPVEVEALGRSVIAEFESYVKLNKRVSSEVVGAVTQIDDYSKLADTVASHLSVKIAEKQDVLETVSVARRLEKCLSLMESEISVLQVEKRIRTRVKRQMEKTQREYYLNEQMKAIQKELGDEDGKDDLAELEERIKNTKLSKEARDKAFAEFKKLRQMSPMSAEATVVRNYLDWILSIPWGKRSKVKRDLGQAEEVLDAEHFGLEKVKERILEYLAVQSRANKLTGPILCLVGPPGVGKTSLGKSIAKATGRDFVRMSLGGVRDEAEIRGHRRTYIGSMPGKIIQSMRKAKTSNPLFLLDEIDKMGMDFRGDPSSALLEVLDPEQNATFNDHYLEVDYDLSNVMFVTTANTLNIPAPLMDRMEIIRIAGYTEDEKLEIARRHLIPSAVHKHGLSPDEWMIADDGLLTLIRRYTREAGVRNLERELSNLSRKAVKEILLKKKEKILITSENIADYLGVPKFRYGEAELEDQVGVVTGLAWTEVGGELLTIEGVMMPGKGKMTVTGNLRDVMKESISAAASYVRSRAVDFGVEPPVFDRRDFHVHVPEGATPKDGPSAGVAMATAIVSIITGIPVRRDIAMTGEITLRGRVLPIGGLKEKLLAALRGGLKKVLIPEENAKDLAEIPDAVKNRLEIVPVARMEEVLRHALISQPTPIEWREDAAAIAKHAVSDDDGTGVRAH, from the coding sequence ATGTCGAACGAAAAGCGAGACGCCGTCATCCCCGGAACCATCGAAAGCTATCCGGTGCTGCCGCTGCGCGACATTGTCGTCTTCCCGCACATGATCGTTCCTCTGTTCGTCGCGCGCGAGAAATCCATCCGCGCGCTCGAAGAGGTGACGAAATCCGACAGGCTCATTCTGCTGGCGACGCAGAAGAACGCGGGCGACGACGATCCATCGGCCGACGCGATCTACCCGATTGGAACGCTCGCCTCGGTGTTGCAGCTTCTGAAGCTGCCCGACGGCACGGTGAAGGTGCTGGTCGAAGGCGTCGCGCGCGCCAGCGTTCGCAACTACACGCGCGCAGACGATTATTACGAAGCGGACGCCGAAGTCGTCGCCGACGATCTCGCCTCTCCAGTCGAGGTCGAAGCGCTTGGCCGGTCGGTGATCGCCGAATTCGAAAGCTATGTGAAACTCAACAAGCGGGTCTCTTCCGAGGTCGTCGGCGCGGTGACGCAGATCGACGACTATTCGAAGCTCGCCGACACGGTCGCGTCTCACCTGTCGGTGAAGATCGCCGAGAAGCAGGACGTGCTTGAGACGGTCAGCGTCGCGCGCCGCCTCGAGAAATGTCTGTCGCTGATGGAGAGCGAGATCTCGGTCCTGCAGGTCGAGAAGCGCATTCGCACGCGCGTCAAGCGCCAGATGGAGAAGACGCAGCGCGAATACTATCTCAACGAGCAGATGAAGGCGATCCAGAAGGAATTGGGCGACGAGGACGGCAAGGACGATCTCGCCGAGCTCGAGGAGCGCATCAAGAACACCAAGCTTTCCAAGGAAGCGCGCGACAAGGCCTTCGCCGAGTTCAAGAAGCTGCGGCAGATGTCGCCGATGTCGGCCGAAGCCACTGTCGTTCGCAACTACCTTGACTGGATCCTGTCGATCCCGTGGGGCAAGCGCTCCAAAGTGAAGCGGGATCTCGGACAGGCGGAGGAAGTGCTCGACGCCGAGCACTTCGGCCTCGAGAAGGTCAAGGAGCGCATCCTTGAATATCTCGCCGTGCAGAGCCGCGCCAACAAGCTGACGGGACCGATCCTCTGCCTCGTCGGCCCGCCCGGCGTGGGCAAGACCTCGCTCGGCAAATCCATCGCCAAGGCCACGGGCCGCGACTTCGTGCGCATGTCGCTTGGCGGCGTGCGCGACGAAGCGGAAATCCGCGGCCATCGGCGCACATACATCGGCTCGATGCCCGGCAAGATCATCCAGTCGATGCGCAAGGCGAAGACATCCAATCCGCTCTTTCTCTTGGACGAGATCGACAAGATGGGCATGGACTTCCGCGGCGATCCGTCGTCGGCCTTGCTCGAAGTGCTGGACCCAGAGCAGAACGCGACCTTCAACGACCATTACCTCGAAGTCGACTATGACCTTTCGAATGTGATGTTCGTGACGACGGCGAATACGCTCAATATTCCGGCGCCGCTGATGGACCGCATGGAGATCATTCGCATCGCCGGCTACACGGAAGATGAGAAGCTCGAGATCGCGCGCAGGCACCTCATCCCCAGTGCGGTGCATAAGCACGGCCTTTCGCCCGACGAATGGATGATCGCCGACGACGGGCTGCTCACCCTCATTCGCCGCTATACGCGCGAAGCGGGCGTGCGCAATCTGGAGCGCGAACTCTCGAACCTCTCGCGCAAGGCGGTGAAGGAAATCCTTCTTAAGAAGAAGGAGAAGATCCTCATCACGAGCGAGAACATCGCCGATTATCTCGGCGTGCCGAAGTTCCGCTATGGCGAGGCCGAACTCGAAGATCAGGTCGGCGTCGTGACGGGACTGGCCTGGACCGAGGTCGGCGGCGAATTGCTGACGATCGAAGGAGTCATGATGCCCGGCAAGGGCAAGATGACCGTGACGGGCAATCTGCGCGACGTCATGAAGGAGTCGATCTCCGCGGCGGCGTCCTATGTGCGCTCGCGCGCGGTCGACTTCGGCGTTGAACCGCCGGTCTTCGACCGACGCGACTTCCATGTGCATGTGCCGGAAGGCGCGACGCCCAAGGATGGACCGTCGGCTGGCGTGGCGATGGCGACCGCCATCGTCTCGATCATCACCGGCATTCCCGTCCGGCGCGACATCGCCATGACCGGCGAGATCACGCTGCGCGGCCGCGTCTTGCCGATCGGCGGCTTGAAGGAGAAGCTGCTGGCGGCGCTGCGTGGCGGCTTGAAGAAAGTGCTGATCCCGGAGGAGAACGCCAAGGATCTGGCGGAAATCCCGGACGCGGTGAAGAACCGACTGGAAATCGTGCCCGTCGCGCGCATGGAAGAGGTGCTGCGGCACGCGCTGATCTCCCAGCCGACGCCGATCGAATGGCGGGAAGACGCCGCCGCGATCGCCAAGCACGCCGTCAGCGACGATGACGGCACCGGCGTCCGCGCGCACTGA